A portion of the Scleropages formosus chromosome 15, fSclFor1.1, whole genome shotgun sequence genome contains these proteins:
- the katnbl1 gene encoding KATNB1-like protein 1, producing MASGDGGDKTKEPFHQDACPRDPVAEQTALSASGKTMKEVDFFKKEEINKKRSPVGRTTHNSGKVKRVVSSKRKAHQVTVCPGGRRRPPAAGRSCDMANKENEVACAEDLYGDRCRHPLNPSDATKMEGSGSKYSDYFTELSKDHDVMSQVLFGRNLRLNVALTLWRRNAGELVAYLIRIQDTGVLVDCLPVITKSLQEEKPSISIGCCVDLLPLVKILLASQYEEYLIVGLQWLQSVLRKWWPELSVNGKSAHDSHCDDKNIKAMKQQLQELWEQGSKLILVPGTTGEIAKAVESYLSQLR from the exons ATGGCCTCTGGAGATGGCGGTGACAAGACCAAGGAGCCATTTCACCAGGATGCCTGCCCCAGAGACCCTGTTGCTGAGCAAACTGCGCTGTCTGCGAGTGGCAAGACCATGAAGGAG gtggatttttttaaaaaggaagaaataaataaaaaaag ATCTCCTGTTGGCCGTACTACGCACAACTCTGGCAAAGTGAAGAGAGTGGTGTCCTCCAAGAGGAAGGCGCATCAGGTTACGGTGTGTCCTGGGGGCCGGCGGAGGCCCCCTGCAGCTGGCAGGAGCTGTGACATGGCAAATAAAGAGAATGAGGTTGCCTGTGCAGAGGACCTTTACGGAGACCGCTGCAGGCATCCCCTGAACCCATCGGATGCCACCAAGATGGAGGGGAGTGGATCCAAATACAGTGACTACTTCACAGAG CTATCAAAGGATCATGATGTAATGTCACAAGTGCTTTTTGGAAGAAATCTCAGGCTAAATGTAGCTTTGACTTTGTGGCGAAGGAATGCTGGTGAACTTGTCGCATACCTTATCAG AATTCAAGACACTGGTGTGCTTGTTGACTGTTTACCTGTAATTACAAAAAg TCTTCAAGAGGAAAAACCAAGCATATCCATCGGTTGCTGTGTGGACCTTTTGCCACTAGTAAAAATACTTCTTGCCAGTCAATATGAAGA atacCTGATAGTTGGCTTACAGTGGCTGCAGTCAGTGCTGAGAAAATGGTGGCCAGAGCTATCTGTGAATGGAAAGAGTGCTCATGACAGCCATTGTGATGATAA GAACATTAAAGCAATGAAGCAACAATTACAAGAATTGTGGGAGCAGGGCTCTAAATTAATACTAGTTCCCGGAACTACGGGTGAAATAGcaaag GCAGTAGAGTCCTACTTGTCACAGCTGCGCTGA
- the LOC108919497 gene encoding fibrinogen-like protein 1-like protein isoform X2 — translation MRMIGTGGWLGALQLSILCLIAARCDFPPAKNVHLLQPEEFKLVLNQGLQEFPVDCHEIWQMSGGQAWDGLYLIQPAGSLIVAYCAMQEGGWTVVQHITVNSTVDFDRTWDEYKLGFGALTGDHWLGNNYLHQLTSRPVRYKLRVKLVDKDAVTKMGEYDPVLVEGEESQYRLRLGLFQGTAVDALTQDTENYLHDNQKFTTKDRDNDNYFQNCAQLEFQGVPGGGWWYDACAGANLNRRNVIYWQKDCNKEHLCKYAWMMVKPSGFSKGVHFGSCPKDEL, via the exons ATGAGGATGATCGGTACAGGTGGCTGGCTAGGGGCACTACAGCTCTCCATCCTGTGCCTGATTGCGGCCCGCTGCGATTTCCCCCCTGCAAAGAATGTCCACCTCCTGCAGCCCGAAGAGTTTAAACTGGTTCTCAACCAAGGACTCCAAG AGTTCCCAGTGGACTGCCATGAGATCTGGCAGATGTCAGGGGGCCAGGCATGGGATGGGCTCTATCTCATCCAGCCCGCAGGGTCCCTCATTGTGGCTTATTGTGCCATGCAGGAAGGCGGCTGGACTGTGGTGCAGCACATCACTGTCAACAGTACAGTGGACTTTGACCGCACCTGGGACGAGTACAAGCTGGGGTTCGGGGCACTCACTGGGGACCACTGGCTGGGAAACAATTACCTGCACCAACTCACGAGTCGGCCCGTTCGCTACAAGCTGAGGGTGAAGCTGGTGGACAAGGACGCAGTCACGAAGATGGGTGAGTATGACCCCGTCCTGGTGGAGGGTGAGGAGAGCCAGTACAGATTGCGCCTAGGGCTCTTTCAAGGCACAGCTGTGGATGCCCTCACCCAAGACACCGAGAACTACCTTCACGACAACCAGAAGTTTACCACCAAGGACCGTGACAATGACAACTACTTCCAGAACTGTGCTCAACTGGAGTTCCAGGGTGTGCCCGGAGGGGGTTGGTGGTATGATGCCTGCGCGGGAGCCAACCTCAACCGCCGCAATGTCATCTACTGGCAGAAGGACTGCAATAAGGAGCATCTCTGCAAGTATGCCTGGATGATGGTGAAGCCCTCCGGCTTCAGCAAGGGTGTCCACTTTGGCAGCTGTCCGAAGGATGAGCTCTAA
- the LOC108919497 gene encoding fibrinogen-like protein 1-like protein isoform X1: MLNGLLSNMLIFSQFNQQNFGHILTEASWMRMIGTGGWLGALQLSILCLIAARCDFPPAKNVHLLQPEEFKLVLNQGLQEFPVDCHEIWQMSGGQAWDGLYLIQPAGSLIVAYCAMQEGGWTVVQHITVNSTVDFDRTWDEYKLGFGALTGDHWLGNNYLHQLTSRPVRYKLRVKLVDKDAVTKMGEYDPVLVEGEESQYRLRLGLFQGTAVDALTQDTENYLHDNQKFTTKDRDNDNYFQNCAQLEFQGVPGGGWWYDACAGANLNRRNVIYWQKDCNKEHLCKYAWMMVKPSGFSKGVHFGSCPKDEL; this comes from the exons atgttgaaTGGATTACTTTCTAACATGTTGATTTTTTCACAATTTAACCAACAGAATTTTGGCCACATCTTGACTGAAG CTTCTTGGATGAGGATGATCGGTACAGGTGGCTGGCTAGGGGCACTACAGCTCTCCATCCTGTGCCTGATTGCGGCCCGCTGCGATTTCCCCCCTGCAAAGAATGTCCACCTCCTGCAGCCCGAAGAGTTTAAACTGGTTCTCAACCAAGGACTCCAAG AGTTCCCAGTGGACTGCCATGAGATCTGGCAGATGTCAGGGGGCCAGGCATGGGATGGGCTCTATCTCATCCAGCCCGCAGGGTCCCTCATTGTGGCTTATTGTGCCATGCAGGAAGGCGGCTGGACTGTGGTGCAGCACATCACTGTCAACAGTACAGTGGACTTTGACCGCACCTGGGACGAGTACAAGCTGGGGTTCGGGGCACTCACTGGGGACCACTGGCTGGGAAACAATTACCTGCACCAACTCACGAGTCGGCCCGTTCGCTACAAGCTGAGGGTGAAGCTGGTGGACAAGGACGCAGTCACGAAGATGGGTGAGTATGACCCCGTCCTGGTGGAGGGTGAGGAGAGCCAGTACAGATTGCGCCTAGGGCTCTTTCAAGGCACAGCTGTGGATGCCCTCACCCAAGACACCGAGAACTACCTTCACGACAACCAGAAGTTTACCACCAAGGACCGTGACAATGACAACTACTTCCAGAACTGTGCTCAACTGGAGTTCCAGGGTGTGCCCGGAGGGGGTTGGTGGTATGATGCCTGCGCGGGAGCCAACCTCAACCGCCGCAATGTCATCTACTGGCAGAAGGACTGCAATAAGGAGCATCTCTGCAAGTATGCCTGGATGATGGTGAAGCCCTCCGGCTTCAGCAAGGGTGTCCACTTTGGCAGCTGTCCGAAGGATGAGCTCTAA
- the chrm5a gene encoding muscarinic acetylcholine receptor M5a, with amino-acid sequence MEMEEQHNSTVSGNASDIHVITHSLWEVITIATVSAVVSLITIIGNVLVMISFKVNSQLKTVNNYYLLSLAFADLIIGVFSMNLYTSYILMGYWSLGSLACDLWLAVDYVASNASVMNLLVISFDRYFSITRPLTYRAKRTPKRAGMMIGLAWLVSFILWAPPILCWQYFVGKRTVPDKQCQIQFFSEPVITFGTAIAAFYVPVSVMTILYCRIYKETEKRTKDLAELQGLNSSADSSNAKPQKTFIRSCFNCRQPAGSPREQNQASWSSSNRSHVTKSVEASNDEWSKSDQVTTFNSYASSEEEEHPVSPGLFQAPYQDQACGLKETIIMSENERLSSYEEGTYFPSPPKSSSQKSKKCVSYKFKPVLKDGSPQQCKNGDTKTAQSSGSSVESMGAPSSSSSNKPMDTNMKIQITKRKRMVLIKEKKAAQTLSAILLAFILTWTPYNIMVLISTFCSECIPLSLWHLGYWLCYVNSTVNPMCYALCNKTFQKTFRMLLFCQWNKKRAEEKLY; translated from the exons atggagatggaggagcagCACAATTCCACAGTGAGCGGCAATGCGTCAGACATCCATGTGATCACGCACAGTCTCTGGGAAGTCATCACGATAGCAACAGTGTCAGCGGTTGTGAGTCTCATCACCATAATCGGGAACGTTCTCGTGATGATTTCCTTCAAGGTCAACAGTCAGCTAAAGACTGTGAACAACTACTACTTGCTAAGCTTAGCTTTTGCAGACCTCATCATTGGAGTTTTCTCCATGAATTTATATACCTCTTACATACTGATGGGATACTGGTCCTTGGGGAGCCTTGCATGTGACCTCTGGTTGGCTGTAGATTATGTGGCCAGCAATGCTTCAGTGATGAACCTTCTAGTAATTAGTTTTGATCGATACTTCTCCATTACAAGGCCGCTAACCTACCGAGCCAAGCGGACGCCGAAACGGGCTGGTATGATGATTGGCCTGGCTTGGCTGGTTTCCTTCATCTTGTGGGCACCCCCTATTTTGTGCTGGCAGTACTTTGTTGGCAAAAGAACAGTGCCTGATAAACAGTGCCAGATCCAGTTCTTCTCTGAGCCCGTGATCACATTTGGGACTGCCATTGCTGCTTTCTATGTCCCTGTCTCTGTCATGACCATCCTGTACTGCAGGATCTACAAGGAAACAGAGAAGCGCACAAAGGACTTGGCAGAGCTCCAAGGTCTCAACTCCTCAGCTGACTCCAGCAATGCCAAGCCCCAAAAGACTTTCATAAGATCCTGCTTTAACTGCAGGCAGCCTGCCGGTTCCCCCCGGGAGCAGAACCAGGCATCTTGGTCCTCCTCAAACCGGAGCCATGTCACTAAGTCTGTAGAGGCATCCAATGATGAGTGGTCCAAAAGTGACCAGGTGACTACTTTTAACAGCTACGCTTCCTCAGAAGAAGAGGAGCACCCTGTCTCTCCAGGGCTCTTTCAGGCACCTTACCAAGACCAAGCCTGTGGGCTGAAGGAGACCATCATTATGAGTGAGAATGAGCGACTGAGCAGCTATGAGGAGGGCACCTACTTTCCTTCCCCACCGAAGAGCAGttcacagaaaagcaaaaaatgtgtcTCCTACAAATTCAAGCCGGTTCTGAAAGATGGCAGTCCTCAGCAGTGCAAGAATGGGGACACAAAAACGGCACAGTCATCGGGCTCCTCTGTGGAGTCTATGGGtgccccctcttcctcctcctccaacaaACCCATGGATACCAACATGAAGATTCAAATCACCAAGAGGAAGAGAATGGTGCTCATCAAGGAGAAGAAAGCAGCCCAGACTCTCAGTGCCATCCTCCTGGCTTTCATACTTACATGGACTCCATACAACATCATGGTTCTCATCTCTACCTTCTGCTCAGAGTGCATCCCACTGTCGCTCTGGCACCTGGGCTACTGGCTGTGCTATGTTAACAGTACGGTCAACCCTATGTGCTACGCCCTCTGCAACAAAACCTTCCAGAAGACATTCCGCATGCTGCTCTTCTGCCAGTGGAACAAGAAAAGGGCAGAAGAGAAGCTATACTG a
- the emc7b gene encoding endoplasmic reticulum membrane protein complex subunit 7 — MWLRRRVAPFLCIVQSLVALALGFVDMEPGPQTTSGERFRIEGRALVHGVRLQDWISTARVLVEGEEHVGFLKTDGSFAVNDVPPGSYVVEVVSPTYRFEPVRVDITSKGKMRARMVNYIKTSEVVRLVYPLQMKSSGPHSYFLKRETWGWTDFLMNPMVMMMVLPLLIIVLLPKVVNTNDPEMRREMEQSMNMLNPNHELPDVSEFMTKLFSKSSGKSGGSGKGGKSGAVKRR, encoded by the exons ATGTGGCTGCGACGCAGAGTGGCGCCGTTCTTGTGCATCGTGCAAAGTCTTGTGGCGCTGGCGCTCGGCTTCGTCGACATGGAGCCCGGGCCGCAGACAACAAGCGGGGAGCGCTTCAGGATCGAGGGCCGCGCGCTCGTGCACGGCGTCCGGCTGCAGGACTGGATCTCCACGGCGCGCGTTctggtggagggggaggaacaCGTGGGGTTTCTGAA AACTGATGGGAGTTTTGCAGTGAATGATGTTCCCCCAGGATCCTACGTGGTGGAAGTTGTGTCTCCAACCTACAGGTTTGAGCCTGTCAGAGTGGACATCACGTCCAAAGGGAAGATGAG GGCACGGATGGTGAACTACATCAAGACCTCTGAGGTAGTGAGGTTGGTGTATCCACTACAGATGAAATCCAGTGGACCTCACTCCTACTTTTTGAAACGAGAAACCTGGGGCTGGACAGATTTCCTCATGAATCCGATG GTTATGATGATGGTCCTGCCTCTCCTTATCATTGTTCTTCTCCCTAAAGTTGTCAACACCAATGATCCAGAGATGAGACGG GAGATGGAACAGTCAATGAACATGCTGAACCCCAACCATGAATTGCCAGATGTCTCGGAGTTCATGACTAAGCTCTTTTCTAAGAGCTCTGGCAAGTCTGGAGGTAGCGGAAAGGGAGGCAAGAGTGGTGCAGTGAAAAGGAGGTAG